One Brevibacillus choshinensis genomic window carries:
- a CDS encoding DUF1273 domain-containing protein, with protein sequence MVKRLFVSGYKAHELGIFNEKNPGLAIIKKALKRELVRLLENELEWVILSGQLGVEMWAAETVLELKKEYPHLKLAVITPFLNQEEKWKEETQDYYRNIVMQADYINSVYQSPYQGVWQLGEKDKFLLSNSDGILLVYDEENEGSPKFLSKLAAKRAELGDYQVIRINAYDLQTIAEEQQQEIYNDYF encoded by the coding sequence ATGGTAAAACGTTTATTTGTTTCAGGATACAAGGCTCACGAGCTTGGCATTTTCAATGAAAAAAATCCGGGGTTAGCTATTATTAAGAAAGCACTGAAGAGGGAACTCGTAAGACTCCTTGAGAATGAATTGGAATGGGTCATCTTATCAGGTCAACTCGGGGTAGAGATGTGGGCAGCCGAAACTGTTCTGGAATTAAAAAAGGAGTATCCACATCTAAAACTGGCGGTAATCACTCCATTTTTGAATCAGGAGGAAAAGTGGAAAGAAGAGACACAGGATTACTACCGAAATATTGTGATGCAAGCCGATTATATCAATAGTGTCTATCAATCACCTTACCAGGGAGTATGGCAGCTCGGAGAGAAAGACAAGTTCCTGCTATCCAATTCAGACGGCATCTTGTTAGTTTACGATGAAGAAAACGAAGGCTCCCCGAAATTTCTAAGTAAGCTCGCCGCGAAGCGAGCGGAGTTGGGCGATTATCAGGTAATTCGAATTAACGCATACGACTTACAGACCATTGCAGAGGAACAGCAGCAAGAAATATATAATGATTATTTCTAA